From Balneola sp. MJW-20:
CCGTACCCTCATTAGTGAAAACCGAATCAGGAAATGCAAGAAAGCGTGTACCTGAACTATCATACATGGCGATCTCATATCCGGAAAATTCTGCTTCCTTACGGATCTTTTCAGCAAAGTCTGTCCCGTCTTTACTGTAGCTTCCTGCTGCCAGAGCCAGAGCTTCTGTATCCCTTTCGAAATCACGGGCTCCCTCCTCAAGCATGAATGACCGGATGGTCAGAATAGAATAGGCACTGATCGTTATGATCCCTATGATCAGCAGGATCACATAGGTCCACGCCAGTTTTGAACGAATGTTCATATATGAAGGAATTCTTTATTGAATCCGTAGCCCACCCCTCGATAGGTTTTGATCAGCTTTCCCTCATCTTTCATTTTCAGACGCAGATTTTTTACATGGACATCCACCGTACGGTCAAAAATGAACTTATCTTCATCGGAGATATGTGCCAGGATATCCTGTCTGGAATATACTCTCTTAGGGTGCTGAAAGATCATCTCTGCAATGATATACTCCGTATGAGTCAGGTCGATCAGCTCCTCATCGATATACATCTCTTTTGCATCCAGGTCCAGATATACACGGTCAAACTTAACCCAGTTATTTTTCTCCGGATTCTGGCGGCGCAGGAGGCTTTCAACATGTGCTTTGATCAGGTTCAGGCTGGCAGGTTTCTTAATATAATCATCT
This genomic window contains:
- a CDS encoding response regulator transcription factor; this translates as MSNHHTILLVEDEVESGEMLANFLEMDGFEVLWAKDGKQAFKFIDERAGDLHLAILDIMVPHHDGKEICKKIRQHPVVFEIPVLFLTARDEEKDEIEGLELGADDYIKKPASLNLIKAHVESLLRRQNPEKNNWVKFDRVYLDLDAKEMYIDEELIDLTHTEYIIAEMIFQHPKRVYSRQDILAHISDEDKFIFDRTVDVHVKNLRLKMKDEGKLIKTYRGVGYGFNKEFLHI